CACGATCTCCTGCGCCGCCTCGTCCCACGAGGCGTTGATCTCCGGGTTGCGCCTGATGGCGACCAGCAGGGCCTTGGCGATGAGGAGGAGCGGGTTGACCCTGAGGCCGTGCAGGTCCTTGTCCTGCTTGAGCTCCTCGACGAGCTTCAGCGTGCGCGTCACGTCGATCGTCACGAACTCCGTGACGTGCGGCGCGGTGAACGCCGAGCCGACCATCGCCGCCGCCGTCGCCTTGCGGACGCCCTTGACCGGGACCCGGGTCTCGCGAGCCGTGTCGTACGACGGCGCGGGCACGGCCGTCGTCGGCGCGGTGGCGGTGACCGCAGCCTGCGTCTGCGGCTGCGGCGACGCGGGCCCGGCCGCCGGTGCGACCGGTGCCACGGGAGCCGCCGGTGCTGCCGCGGCGTGGACGTCCTCGCGGGTGATGACGCCGTCCGGGCCGGACGGGACCACCGTGGCGAGGTCGACGCCCAGGTCCTTGGCGAGCTTGCGGACCGGCGGCTTGGCCAGCGGTCGCTCCTTCGGGGCCGGCGCCGCGCCGTGGCCGTTCAGCTCGGCCTGGAGCGTGTCCGGGACCCGTGCGACCGTGATCTCCGGACCCTTGCGCGGACGGCGCTTGGTGGAGGACGCGGCCACGCCGTACCCGACGAGCACCGGCTGACGGCCCGAGCCGACCGGCTTCGGCGCCTGCTGCGCCTCGGGTTGCTTCTGCGGGGCGGCGGGCGTCTGCACGGCGGCCTGCGCGGGCACCTCGGCGACCGGGACGGCAGCCGGGGCGGCAGCCGGGGCGGCGCCGCCGGACCCGCCCGCCACGTCGACCGCGATGATCGACATGCCCACGTCGACCGTGGCGCCCTCGGGGAAGCGCAGCTCGCGCACCACCCCGTCGTAGGGGATGGGCAGTTCCACGGCGGCCTTGGCCGTCTCGACCTCGCACACCACCTGCCCGTCCGTCACCGTGTCGCCGGGCTGGACGTACCACTTGAGGATCTCGGCCTCGGTGAGCCCCTCACCCACGTCGGGCATCTTGAACTCGCGTACGGACGCTTCCGTCATCGTCGTCACGACCCTCTCCTCAGTACGCCAGGGCACGGTCGACGGCGTCGAGCACCCGGTCCAGGCCAGGCAGGTACTCCTCCTCCAGGCGCGCCGGCGGGTACGGGGCGTGATAGCCGCCGACCCGCAGGACCGGCGCCTCCAGGTGGTAGAAGCAGCGCTCCGTGATCCGGGCGGCGATCTCCGCGCCCGATCCGAAGAACACCGGCGCCTCGTGGACCACGACCAGGCGGCGGGTCTTCTCCACCGACGTCTGGATCGAGTCGAAGTCCAGCGGGGAGACCGAGCGCAGGTCCAGGACCTCCAGGTTCTTGCCCTCCTCGGCGGCCGCGGCGGCGACCTCCTGGCAGAGCTTCACCATCGGACCGTAGGCGACCAGCGTCAGGTCCGTGCCCTCACGGACGACCTGGGCCTTGTGCAGCGGGCCCGGGATGGCCTCGGTGTTGACCTCGCCCTTGTCCCAGTAGCGCCGCTTCGGCTCGAAGAAGATCACCGGGTCGTCGCTCTGGATGGCCTGCTGCATCATCCAGTACGCGTCGGAGGCGTTGGACGGGGAGACGATCTTCAGGCCCGACACGTGCGCGAAGAGCGCCTCGGGGGACTCCGAGTGGTGCTCGACCGCGCCGATGCCGCCGCCGTAGGGGATGCGGACGACGACCGGCATCTTGACCTTGCCCAGCGAGCGCGCGTGCATCTTCGCGAGCTGGGTGACGATCTGGTCGTAGGCCGGGAAGACGAAGCCGTCGAACTGGATCTCCACGACCGGGCGGTAGCCGCGCAGGGCCATGCCGATCGCGGTGCCGACGATGCCCGATTCGGCGAGCGGGGTGTCGATGACGCGGCTCTCGCCGAAGTCCTTCTGCAGACCGTCCGTGACGCGGAAGACGCCGCCGAGCTTGCCGACGTCCTCGCCCATGACGAGGACCTTGGGGTCCGTCTCGAGGGCGCGGCGCAGCGACTCGTTGATCGCCTTGGCCAGGGCCAGGTTCTTGGTGCTCACGCTGTCCGCCATGTCAGTTTCCCCCCGTACCCGCGGCGAAGCCGCTGTCGGACTCCGTCGCGAACGACTCCTGGTACGCGGCGAACTGCGCGCGCTCCTCGTCGACGAGCGCATGTCCGTCCGCGTACACGTTCTCGAAGATGGCGAAGTGGTCCGGGTCCGGCATGGCGCGGACCGCTTCGCGCACTCGCCTTCCCAACGCCTCGCTCTCCGCCTCGAGTTCCGCGAAGAATCCCTCGTCCGTGTGGTTCGACGCCTCGAGGTGGCGGCGCAGGCGCAGGATCGGGTCCTTCGCCTCCCAGGACTCGCGCTCCTCGTCGGCCCGGTACTTGGTGGGGTCGTCGGAGGTGGTGTGCGCGCCCATGCGGTACGTGTACGCCTCGACGAGGGTGGGGCCCTCGCCGTTGCGGGCGCGCTCCAGCGCCCATCTGGTGACCGCGAGGCAGGCGAGGACGTCGTTGCCGTCGACGCGGACGCCCGGGAAGCCGTAGCCCTGCGCGCGCTGGTAGAGCGGGACGCGGGTCTGCTTCTCGGTGGGCTCGGAGATCGCCCACTGGTTGTTCTGGCAGAAGAACACGACCGGGGCGTTGTAGACGGCGGAGAAGGTGAAGGACTCCGCGACGTCGCCCTGGCTGGAGGCGCCGTCGCCGAAGTAGGCGATCACCGCGCTGTCCGCGCCGTCCATGGCGACGCCCATCGCGTACCCGGTCGCGTGCAGCGTCTGGGAGCCGATGACGATCGTGTAGAGGTGGAAGTTGTTGCCGTTGGGGTCCCAGCCGCCGTTGTTCACGCCGCGGAACATCCCGAGGAGGTTGGTCGGGTCGACGCCGCGGCACCAGGCGACGCCGTGCTCGCGGTAGGTCGGGAAGACGTAGTCGTCGTCGCGCAGGGCCCGGCCGGAGCCGATCTGGGCGGCCTCCTGGCCGAGCAGCGAGGCCCACAGACCGAGCTCGCCCTGACGCTGCAGGGAGGTGGCCTCGGCGTCGAAGCGACGGGTGAGCACCATGTCGCGGTACAGGCCGCGGAGGTCTTCGGGGGTGACGCCGGCGACGTACTGGGCGAACTCGGCGTTCTTCGCGTTCTTGACCCGCTTGCCCTCCGGCGTCAGCAGCTGCACGAGCTCGGGCTCGGCGCTCTTCCCGGCGCCGGCGCGGGTGGTGCGCCCGGTGCCGGTGCCGCCGGCCTTGCTTCCGGCGCTGCGTCGCGGCTTGCGCGCGGCAGTGCTCTCCACGGTCACGTGTGCTCCTCCGTCGTTCCGGCCCCCGGGGTTGCCGGGTGGCTGGGGGTCCCCCGGCTCTTTGGGAGCCTGGGGGAGCGGCTCACCTGTTTCCGACACCCGTGCACGGGGTGGGTGCCGCTCGGCCGGAACAGGCGTGACAGGTGCCCCGGCGAGCGCCCTGCAGTCATCACGTTACCCAGTGCTCCACATACTTGTGAAACCCCTCCTGACCTGCGTTTTTGCTTGGATTTCCAAGTAAATCGGCAAAGTCGGGAAGGACCCTGGTCACAGCCTTGCAGGAGGCCGGAGCAACGGCACGTTAACCCGCCCACCCAGGCCACGGGAAGAGTCAGTATGTGAGACCGGGTGGGGTAACGGGCTCCGCCGGGCGCTTCCGGGCGCCGTCGAACGCCGCCGGATGCCACCCGCGCACGCCCCGAGGCGACCACCGGCGACCACCTGTGACATGTGTTGACCTCAGGTGACAGCTCGTGACTTTCTGTGACAACGCCCAGCTCACGGCCTCGTCCCGTGCCCTAGCATCGGGCGCGTGCCGCGCTCTTGTGTACCACCGCCCATGCCCCACGCGCCCCCTCTGAGCGCTCTGCTCCGCCGGTACGCCGCCGGTACCGCGCTCGCCTGCGAACCCGTTGACGAAGGCCTGCTGAACCGCGGATACCGGCTGCGCACCACCCGAGGCCGCTATTTCCTCAAGCACCATTTCGACCCCGACACCGCCGATCCCGTCCGTGTCGCCCGTCAGCACCGGGTCACCGAGCGACTGGCCGACCTCGGCGTGCCGGTCGCTCCCCCGCTGCCCGCCCACGACGGACGCACGGTCTCCGTCGTCGGCGGCCGCGTCTACGCCCTGCACCCCTGGGTCGAGGGCCGGCACCGCCACGGCGCCCAGCTCACCGCAGGCCAGTGCGGCCGTCTGGGGGCGCTGCTGGGGGTGGTGCACGCCAGCCTGGAGCACGTGATGCGCACGGCGCGCGAGCCGGATCGCGCTCCCTGCGCGCAACGCGCTCCGGCGCGCGGTCCCCAGGCGTCCGCCCAGCCGAGCGCGGACCCCGCCGACACCTTCGTCCTCATCGACGACCTCCTCGCGCGCGTGCAGCGCCGCCGCCCCGCCGACGCCTTCGACGAGCTCGCCCGCCACCGCCTCCTGGAGCGCCGCATGCTGCTGGAACGGCACGCGGACCGACGGCCGCCGCACACCGGGCCGGTCGGCTGGGTGCACGGGGACTTCCACCCCTTCAACCTGCTCTACCGCGGAGACGCGCCCGCCGCCATCGTCGACTGGGACCGGCTCGGCGTACAGCCCCGCGCGGAGGAGGCCGTCCGCGCCGCCGCGATCTTCTTCGTCCGGCCCGACGGAACGCTCGACCTGCCGAAGGCGAGGGCGTACGCACGCGCGTACCGGCGTGCGGCCGGCGCCGCTCCCTGCGAACTCGCGGCGGCCGTGCACCGCGTCTGGTGGGAGCGCCTCAACGACTTCTGGATGCTGCGCTGGCGCTACGAGCGCGGCGACACCCGCGCGGACCCGCAGTTCCCGGCGGCCTCCGCGCTGGCCGTCTGGTGGACCCGGGAGTACGACGCGGTCCGCTGCGCGTTCACCGGGTGACCGGGACACCGGCGCCGCCCACGGGCCACCGCCGGTCGTCCCACGTCGCTCAGTTGCCGAGGCCCGCGCCGCCGAGGGTCGTGGTGCCCTGGTCCGCGCCGCCCGTCGGATCCGGCGAGGCCGGGGGACTCGGATCGGTCTGCGGGTCGGACGGCTTGTCCGACGGCTGGGTGGCCGTCTCGTCGTCCGTCGGTTCGTCGCTGGCGGACTCGGACGGCGAGGAGGACGCCGAGCGCGAAGGCTTGTACGACGGCGAGTAGTTGTGGTTGTCGTTGGATCCCGTGCCGTCGTCCGTGCTGTCGCCCGTGGACGTGTCGGTCTCCTCGTCGCTCGGCTCCGCGCTCGGGGAGGCGTCCGAGGCGGTCGGCGAGACGGACGGCGACGTGCTGGTCCCGCCGCCGCCGGTGCCGTCACTCTTGTTGTTCAGCGCGAGCGCGACGCCCGCGGCGATGGCGATCACCGCGAAGACGGCGAGGATCCACAGCTTGCCGCGGCCGCTG
The window above is part of the Streptomyces sp. NBC_00425 genome. Proteins encoded here:
- the pdhA gene encoding pyruvate dehydrogenase (acetyl-transferring) E1 component subunit alpha, whose amino-acid sequence is MTVESTAARKPRRSAGSKAGGTGTGRTTRAGAGKSAEPELVQLLTPEGKRVKNAKNAEFAQYVAGVTPEDLRGLYRDMVLTRRFDAEATSLQRQGELGLWASLLGQEAAQIGSGRALRDDDYVFPTYREHGVAWCRGVDPTNLLGMFRGVNNGGWDPNGNNFHLYTIVIGSQTLHATGYAMGVAMDGADSAVIAYFGDGASSQGDVAESFTFSAVYNAPVVFFCQNNQWAISEPTEKQTRVPLYQRAQGYGFPGVRVDGNDVLACLAVTRWALERARNGEGPTLVEAYTYRMGAHTTSDDPTKYRADEERESWEAKDPILRLRRHLEASNHTDEGFFAELEAESEALGRRVREAVRAMPDPDHFAIFENVYADGHALVDEERAQFAAYQESFATESDSGFAAGTGGN
- a CDS encoding dihydrolipoamide acetyltransferase family protein; translation: MTTMTEASVREFKMPDVGEGLTEAEILKWYVQPGDTVTDGQVVCEVETAKAAVELPIPYDGVVRELRFPEGATVDVGMSIIAVDVAGGSGGAAPAAAPAAVPVAEVPAQAAVQTPAAPQKQPEAQQAPKPVGSGRQPVLVGYGVAASSTKRRPRKGPEITVARVPDTLQAELNGHGAAPAPKERPLAKPPVRKLAKDLGVDLATVVPSGPDGVITREDVHAAAAPAAPVAPVAPAAGPASPQPQTQAAVTATAPTTAVPAPSYDTARETRVPVKGVRKATAAAMVGSAFTAPHVTEFVTIDVTRTLKLVEELKQDKDLHGLRVNPLLLIAKALLVAIRRNPEINASWDEAAQEIVVKHYVNLGIAAATPRGLLVPNIKDAHAKTLPQLAESLGELVSTAREGKTSPAAMQGGTVTITNVGVFGIDTGTPILNPGESAILAVGAIRLQPWVHKGKVKPRQVTTLALSFDHRLVDGELGSKVLADLAAILEQPKKLITWG
- a CDS encoding alpha-ketoacid dehydrogenase subunit beta, which codes for MADSVSTKNLALAKAINESLRRALETDPKVLVMGEDVGKLGGVFRVTDGLQKDFGESRVIDTPLAESGIVGTAIGMALRGYRPVVEIQFDGFVFPAYDQIVTQLAKMHARSLGKVKMPVVVRIPYGGGIGAVEHHSESPEALFAHVSGLKIVSPSNASDAYWMMQQAIQSDDPVIFFEPKRRYWDKGEVNTEAIPGPLHKAQVVREGTDLTLVAYGPMVKLCQEVAAAAAEEGKNLEVLDLRSVSPLDFDSIQTSVEKTRRLVVVHEAPVFFGSGAEIAARITERCFYHLEAPVLRVGGYHAPYPPARLEEEYLPGLDRVLDAVDRALAY
- a CDS encoding phosphotransferase, whose product is MPHAPPLSALLRRYAAGTALACEPVDEGLLNRGYRLRTTRGRYFLKHHFDPDTADPVRVARQHRVTERLADLGVPVAPPLPAHDGRTVSVVGGRVYALHPWVEGRHRHGAQLTAGQCGRLGALLGVVHASLEHVMRTAREPDRAPCAQRAPARGPQASAQPSADPADTFVLIDDLLARVQRRRPADAFDELARHRLLERRMLLERHADRRPPHTGPVGWVHGDFHPFNLLYRGDAPAAIVDWDRLGVQPRAEEAVRAAAIFFVRPDGTLDLPKARAYARAYRRAAGAAPCELAAAVHRVWWERLNDFWMLRWRYERGDTRADPQFPAASALAVWWTREYDAVRCAFTG